A window from Primulina eburnea isolate SZY01 chromosome 2, ASM2296580v1, whole genome shotgun sequence encodes these proteins:
- the LOC140824070 gene encoding LOW QUALITY PROTEIN: alpha-1,3-arabinosyltransferase XAT3-like (The sequence of the model RefSeq protein was modified relative to this genomic sequence to represent the inferred CDS: inserted 1 base in 1 codon) — MYDPIIAKSFTRYDRKRLGCCAFIMLTITICSTFWPRLHPFASTIDHGVNLPLSMNAMLEITSESTEVEMKKMDPVCRILEADADYCEMEGDIRIDANSSTIFLVTSAEKFVGNSTTSWSIQPYPRRGIHYIKKWNVKIVGNINNIPKCTENHKSPAILFSTSGFAGNLFHDFADLILPLYTTSFDFKQDVQFLVSDYQSCWLLKYHEILEKFTRHEILAIDGQKQVHCYKKMVAGLNFHQELIINPLLVESNQTQSSLSMSNFRRLMRETYSLKRTHAMVIRNTTGKGDNLTARRRPRIMIITRNRTRILMNNDEVFQTAQELGFEVVLAEAQKSTNLSRFARLVNSCDVLMGIHGAGLTNMVFLPENAVVIQVVPLGAMDWLAKHDFGDPCVDMKLKYLEYKIXIEESSLSLKYSSDDPVLKDPLSIHRKGWGELRSTYLENQNVTIDIGRFKSTLVEALKLLSH, encoded by the exons ATGTATGATCCCATTATCGCGAAAAGTTTCACTCGATATGATCGCAAGCGACTTGGATGTTGTGCATTCATCATGTTGACAATCACCATATGCTCAACTTTCTGGCCTCGTCTGCATCCCTTCGCATCTA CTATTGATCATGGTGTCAACTTGCCATTGTCAATGAATGCTATGCTTGAAATTACTTCCGAGTCAACAG AAGTTGAAATGAAGAAAATGGATCCCGTCTGCAGAATCTTGGAGGCGGATGCAGATTATTGTGAGATGGAAGGAGATATAAGGATTGATGCCAATTCCTCCACCATATTTCTTGTAACATCTGCCGAAAAATTCGTTGGAAATTCGACCACTTCATGGAGTATACAGCCTTATCCCAGAAGGGGAATTCATTATATCAAGAAATGGAATGTCAAAATTGTAGGAAATATCAATAACATCCCCAAGTgtactgaaaatcataaatctcctgCCATACTCTTCTCGACTAGTGGTTTTGCAGGAAACCTTTTCCACGATTTTGCGGATTTGATACTTCCGTTGTACACAACTTCCTTTGATTTCAAACAGGATGTGCAGTTTCTGGTGAGTGATTACCAGTCTTGTTGGCTGTTGAAATACCACGAAATACTCGAAAAGTTCACTAGACATGAGATTTTAGCCATTGATGGACAGAAACAAGTACATTGCTACAAGAAAATGGTTGCTGGCCTGAACTTTCACCAAGAACTAATCATAAATCCATTATTAGTCGAATCAAATCAAACCCAATCCAGTCTTTCAATGAGCAACTTCAGAAGACTCATGCGAGAAACGTATTCCTTAAAGAGAACACATGCTATGGTTATTCGCAACACAACAGGTAAGGGAGATAACTTGACAGCGCGCCGCAGGCCACGTATCATGATCATAACGAGGAATAGAACACGAATCCTCATGAACAACGATGAAGTCTTTCAAACTGCACAGGAGCTAGGCTTTGAGGTCGTCTTAGCAGAGGCGCAAAAATCGACTAATCTATCAAGATTTGCTAGACTTGTGAATTCGTGCGACGTGCTGATGGGAATACACGGAGCTGGTTTAACCAACATGGTTTTCTTGCCTGAAAACGCTGTCGTAATTCAAGTGGTTCCTCTAGGGGCTATGGATTGGTTAgctaaacatgattttggagaCCCTTGTGTTGATATGAAGTTGAAATACTTGGAATATAAGA GGATTGAAGAGAGTTCTTTGAGTTTGAAGTACTCAAGTGATGATCCAGTTTTGAAAGATCCATTATCCATTCACAGAAAGGGATGGGGTGAATTGAGATCCACTTacttggaaaatcagaatgtcaCCATTGATATTGGCAGGTTTAAAAGTACATTAGTTGAAGCACTCAAGCTTCTAAGTCATTGA